The following is a genomic window from Cryptococcus neoformans var. neoformans B-3501A chromosome 12, whole genome shotgun sequence.
CCTAGTAGTCACGCACTGAATCTCAACAGATAAGTCTTATATGGTTAGAAGAGATACAAAAACACGGATACATGGGCTTGACTTTATAAATCCATTATGATGACACAACAAAAAACCAAATGTCCACCAAACTGCGCCGCAATCCTCGCTTCCTACTTACCACTTACTaccccatctctttcccctcttcctccaccaccaccaaacGCCCACAATCACCAACAAGACCACACCCACAATAACACCCACAACAATCCCTGCAATCTCACCACCGCTAAGACCGCCGCCACCGCGGCATGGAAGAGCTGCATCACAAGGTTGGCCAGAGGGGATGGAGTATGTGCCTGCAGCGATGTCGACATAAGGTGGATCGGCAGTGTTGTTCATAAGCTACAGATAGAGTCAGTCTCAAGCCCTCGTTTAAATGCCAGGCGAAGCTAGATAAAGACGTACCTGCATAGAGGCGAGAGTTGGAATCATCGCGTTATAATCCAATGCTATCTCCGTCTGCACCCAATCGTCTCTCCAATCCCAAAATTGATCACTGCTCAACGGTCCACCCACCACCGCACCATATAACACGTGCGCCTCGGTGGGAGGGTCGTCACGGATATTATTTATGTTGAAGCCACCAGAAGCGGGGGCAGAGTGGGGGTTGGATGGGGAATTCGGGTGTTGCCCAACGATGTAAGGGACTGACATGGGGTTGGAGCCGAGCAGGTAGTTGAGTTGGGATTGAGCGAATGAATTATAAGAGTTGGTCTTGTCGGTTGAAGAGGCCATGGGTGCGTACTTGAACATGAGCATAGCGGCAGCCATGGCAGGGTTCAAGGACGCCTCGTCAGAGTCGCCATCCCAATAGAGTAATCCCCCTACTCCCGTAAGCTAGTGGTCTTTTTGGAAGGATTTTGCTCACCTTCGGTCAAGTAAGAATTACTGAAATCCTCTTTGATAAGCCCATCAAAGTAGTTCTCGACTTCAGTCTGCCATCCAGTCAAGTTCACGTCGAGTCCAGCTCCTTGCGCTAACTCGGGCTTTGCGCTCGCAATTTCCGCAAACATGACATAAATTGCCGGCTGTGACGAATCCCAGTTCCAAACTTCATGTGTGCCTGACAGCCCATATTGGACATAATAGTTGTATGCATCGGCGTAGTACGCAGAGTTGTTTGTCGCCAGTGCCAGAGCCAGAGCAGATGCACAGAGGTTATCTCGCCAGTCGGAAGAGGCGTAAGCGGCAACTTCATCACCTAAAGCCGTGTAGTAAGTTTGTCGAGGGGTGGTAGAGTTGGCGACAGAGTAAAGCGACTCAGCGTGTGCCAACAGCTGAGACGCATAAGTGGAGTTTTCCAATGAAGGTGAggttggaggagaggacgatgaagtGGGTCTGTACGAGACGCCTGGTGTGTAAAGGAGGGAACCTAGTGAAAAGGCGGCAGAGGCAGCGGCCCAGCCATCTGTACCAGGGTAAGAAGAGTTGATTGGGTACCCCGGGCGAGGACTTGGAATGTCCTGGTCCCCGCCCCTGAGTGATTGTTAGATCTGTTTTGGGCTGCGTACAAGTGAAGGGACTTGCCAGTAATTGTTGTCGACATCCCCAGAACCAACTTGGATAAACAGCACATCATCCGATGGGTGTGCCTGCTCTCATCAGTTCTATAGCACAATCCTACATGTAGGCCTTTCCTTACCTTCATAAGCCAATCAAAACCCCATCGCAAGGTCCCATCGAGATAGGCTGTTTGGTTGGCAAGGCCATATCCTTGGCCATGCGTCAACGCCCCCCAGGAGAGCGCAAATAAGGTAAAACTCTATTCTGGTTAGTCTAGGTCATAGGGAATATAAATAGAACAGATTTACCAAAGGAAATGTCGCCTTGATGTAGTCACCCGCATCATACCATCCGCCGACAAGGTCCAAACCCCAATCACTCCCATCTTCTAAAGCGCTATCATTCCTCCAGTCTACTCTGTTCCCATATGTTCCTTCATCTAATCTACCTGACCTTTGGGCATCGTAGAACCAAAGGGAGTTACCAAGGATATTGGACCATTGTGTGTTGGGTGTTTCGCTGGAGGCTGTGAGTCCTGcagaggaggttggaggAGAATAAGTGGGAGACGGTGTGAGCTGGGCTGTGGTTATTCGGGACAGAGAAGcgagggcaaggaaggggatgagCATGGCTGAAATATCAgccgagaaggaagagagagacggaagagggagaaagagtggAAGGCGATAAATAAGTAAGTAAGGGATGTGAACAAAGGATGCATTTCTGTGATATCAGGTCAAATCGACGACTACTGCGATGATGTTCCAAAAGCGGGTTATTTCCGTACCCGGCAGGAGACCGTCGTGCTTCAAAATGGCATATCCATGTATTCGTACCTTATTGCAACCCTAACCAGCAGCGAACAGTGTAAAGCAAATTCAGCAGGAAGTCTCCAACCTCCATGCATGGTCGGAAACGAGACTTCTGTTCCTCTGAGCAGGAAGTTTTGTGGGATCGCATCGATGCATGCATCCAAAGTAAGGcaatgaaagaaaagatcTGCCGGTTGCCGCTTCCGTCTCCGCCGCAGCAGGCGACGACGACAAAATTGAGAGTATGACGACAGCTGCGTTTTTTATGGCGATGCCGATGAAGGAACGTGGATTTGGGCGAGATTGGCAAGCGCATGCGAGACTTTGGGTCTCGTAACCTCTCGTTCATTTTTTATTACTACGTATGTAGATGAAGACTTTACATATataaaaaaataaaaaaataGCAATGAATATGACATGACTTCTACAAATAACTGTCGACTTTCGGTGGCTGTGCTTATGTTGTTAGATAATGACAAATGTGGTTACAGATAGTGAATGAGGCTGTGAACGAAAATGATCCATCTACTTTTCAAGGAGTTAACCACTGCAACAGCCAGTAGTGATTAAAAGTGGTGAGCAATGACGGAGGCTTGAATAATGGGTGAGTAGCTTTTCTGCAACTTGTGATAAGGCCGTAATCGAGGATGTGAGTCTCACCTACTCATAATATGTAAAAGCACAGTtaaaaaggaggagaatggaggagcaggaaaGTCGACCCATACTCGCGTCTTATTAAGTTTCAAGCCACCACTCTGCACAGCAAACTTCTCGCTGCTATAATATTATGATGGCGAAAAATacatgatcatgatgatCGACAACCATTATTCAACAAATAAGATCCCAAATAGGGCAGTCTATACagtctcctcttttcccgATCAAGACAACGCAGCATGAAACAAGAACACATCCGAATTAATCAAATCACGAGGCACGTCGGCATATTCTTGTGCTCCgccttttttccttccttctccatcaaacTTGCACCAGCCAAGGAAAGCTAGAAATTGCGACAAATGTCGGATAAAAAAGAGAATGTCTTAGGATAGTAGCTGCTTCTCGCCCTCAGCGCCATGTGATTGTACGAATTTTATCCTTCTGAGCCCccaaaggagatggatttTTGCTGCGGATCTTCTGGTCACTTTCATCCCTCGACCTTCTTGTATAACAAGCTTTTTCGCGTTTATGCCTCACCCGTTCCTTTTTACCCTCAGTCTTCTGTAAATGTCCTTTTGTCTCTAGCAAGTATCGTGTGTGCGCAATTCATTCCGATTATACTTTGGTCCCCTTTCCTCTTGATCCCCCACTCATCCACACATCTTATCCTATGCCTGTATCCATCGGCGCCTGCTCCACCCAGTAATTACCAGTTCGAGTAGTCAAGTTGAATGTAGCTCTGCTGCTTTTTCTGACCTGTATTAGTCAAAAATTGCTATTTCATATCCCTGATCAGCGCCCTATCTAAATGACAATCAACTGGATGATCTTCTCTGTTCCAAACATTAAAAGTGAGAATGCCGTGATGCTAGATGTAATGGGCAACTCTAccacccttctttccccagATTCCGGAATTCGGATTTAATCGAACATCTTCTGAACCCTCAAACGAGTAGAACGCGAGGTGACCTCGTGTAAGTTGTCCCTCGTTGTTGGCACACTTGAAAGATTGGGCGCAGGTCAAAATATATAAGACGGTCTTCATGAAAGGAGTTTCTCGTATCTCATCAACCAATTCCTAGCTCTCATTACTGAACCAACCAAACAAATCTTACAACTAGCAATCCACAATGGCTATTTTTTCTTACACCGTACGTATCTTATCTACTTTGAGTACGTCCCCATCTTCGCTCATCGCCTAACCTTGGCACATAGGCCCTCAACTCCGCTTGCGGCTCCAGCAGCTGTTCTTGCTCCAAGtacgcttcttctccccattCCCCCCCCAATACTAAACATTAGTGCCCCCGGCTTCCTTTCGACCTTCAATGATAGCGGCAACTCTTCCGACTGTTCTCACGGTTCTTCCTGCGGGTCTTGCGCCTCTAACGGCAGGACCCTCGTGAACGAGTGTAACTCAAGCGGTGCAAATGGCAATTGCAGCACTTGCGGCTCTCCTACGTACGTCCATTCACGGTTCtcccttgtccttctttcttgcGAAGGTCGTTTTAATGACGCACTTTATAGCTGCAATTGCACTTCTTGCGCTTGCTAAGTCACCGACCTGCCGCCCCCTTGGCAATCCTCTTTGCGACGGATAGAGGTGTTTTTCGTTGCCTGACTGTTTTGAGTTTGAGATGGAAATTTGTACATTTCGGAGAGAGATGGCTTTGGTAAACGGTTGATGCATATACGTGGCGATGGTACCGGCCTGTCGTCCGCAATCAAAATCTCACTGGTGGAATAAAATGTCCGAGAGTGCTTTGGGTGTACTctatcatcctcttttcaATACTGTCCTTCACGGATACGAAGTATACTTACCTTCAAAACCAATGCTCTCCTCATGATGAATCTACCTTCAGTTTTCTCCCCCTCGTCACCCAAGGGTACCGTTTGCACAGTAAAGTTCAAGCCCCCTTTCAGATGATAAGCATTGCTATCGCCCAATTTGATTAAAGATGTCCACTTACCCGGCACTCTTGAAGGTTCCTTTATCCATAATATAAGTTCAAATATGGGAAACCTGTTCATCGCCTGTCGGGTCACTTCCGAAACGCGACATATTATGAATATCattcctctcgtcttccatcttcctgtCAGCTTACTTATGCTAACAAAACTGCAAAGGAAATGCTTGTCTCGATAAGACTCACgaggcagaagagagcTGTGTAGCTGAGGACGGTAGGGAAAAGGAATGCTGATACTGTGAAAAGGAGCGTACCGAGAAAGAGCTGATCGATATCGTATTCGTATGAATCCGTCCGCCGCCGTAAGACATTCCATCGTTTACCTATACCTCCGATTAGCAAAACAAAACAGTGACAGGGATATGgcgaaaggagagaagggaggaagggagagttACCATACCACGGAAAAGATTCCATAGGCCCCCCAAACTGTCAATTTGCCAGACACACACGGCTCTCATGACATTATACccgaagagaagatgaagcgtTAATAGGTTGAGTATGTCGTGTGACGCTGCGAGGAGGGTGGTAAAACCTGTTAGGGAGAGAATGGATAACAAGTACATGAGCTGGGGTAAAAGTGAATGGAGCGAGGGTGTGACGCAATCTGGAGTTTAATTATGTAGATGAAACATCTTGGTAAGCTAAACAGTCTGGGGAAGaacgagaggaagaacggACCACCCCAACGTTGGATGAGGAACGTAAACGTCGAACAAAAAAATTGGCTGAGTGGAGTATTGAGTTTCAGCCCCACAGGCCAGTCGTTCAACCACTTCAAAGCATGTATGGGCATATCTATTACGTAGGACTTTGCAGCGGGTATTTTAACAACTTTCGCCATAGGATTCATTTAATGCTTaccgagaagaaggtgctcgtggtggtggaaatCCATTCGGAATGTCGACGAATGAGGTTGTGGGCTACATATCCCAAGACCAAGTCGTTCTATGAGAAGGTTTCATCAGTTCTTGAACCCTCTGAGTACGGCAGTTGGAGGCAGGAACGCACTACAACGAGCCAAACCGTATTCCAAAACCTTGTCCCAAAAGTCAGCACATTCTCAGCATGCCTTGTTAGGACCTTTTTACGATGCCTAGTAGCCCTTCGCAAAACCAAGCAATGCTGGGGGATAAACTTGATGTTTGATGGGACTCACACATTATATCGCGCTGCCCTGTCATTGATTCCCCCATCGTTTCGAGTCGTCAAATACCGAATAGGTCCTCTGATTGACTGCTCCATCCTTGTGCACAATTGATCTGCCGCTGACAAATAGAAGAGGTCACCTATGATGAGCTTCTTTAATCGTGAGGTAGGTAGAGAAGTCCGTTGAACTTACATGTGGAAATAGCGCGGAAGGAGCTTGAACAGGGGATagaaatggagaagagaaagatggtgATCTGTGCGCAAGTGTCGAGAGCGAAAAGGAAACGAGGAGCAGATGGCAAGGATGcttgctttcttctctttttctttccctctgCAGCGCTCTCCATTTGTAACGAACGAAGAACCTGTTGAACATGCCTTGTCTTATTAATCTATTCTTGCATTAGGTGTCCTTTTCCTAAGACCGTATGGTGGAGGGCTTGACTCGACTTACAAGGTCGACGATGGCAGATAGTTGATCATCTCCAATAGTTAACTGGTACCTAGGATCATGCCTATCTTGCCCAGATACGTGCAGATCaggagacgaggatgatggggTTAGGTACTGCAGGCGAGAGGAATCCAATGGTTTATACAGTATAAGAATTGTGGGAACCCTATGGTCATAAGGTCAGTATCAAGCTGGTAATTTTCCCTTCTCGAAGCATACGTACGAACATGAAAGCGGTATACGCTCCTTATTGACCCAAAAAATATACTGCTTCTCATTGACATCGGTGTTCTTGGTCGCATCCAATACTGCCCGACCGATGCTCTCCAGCCCCAccaaatcttcttcctcaccaaTTTGGGCAAGGACCTTGTTCCATAGCTGCACTCAATATTTAACTTACAGTATTAATAAGAATGGAAAGGCATACCCGATCTTGAACGATCCCCACAACACACAGAGTATCTCTCAATCTCCAACCGACTACTTTCCCCTCTGACATATCGACCCCAGTGATAGGCCAGAATACTCTGATGCTTTGCTGGTCCATGGAGTTTGATGCCTGGTAATATTAAAAGAGGTTAATGGACGCATACTAAGCCGAGCATGGCTCGCTGGTCGGCTTATTTGTTGTTGCAGCaaaagtggaggttgtCGAGGTGGGGTTCTCCCCTTAAAAAATAAAATTCGGCGGACAAATATTTAAGAATTGAAGGGACCGAACCAAACGATAAACAGATGTCTTCAAAGGGTCGTTCATTTCGATAAGATACCCAGGAAAAGGCTTTGCTCATACCCTTTCAAACTTCGCTCGGCTTCAACACTCAACATGCCtcgtctttcctctcccttcgtTCAAACGCAGCTGTCCACTCTCCAAATCCTCACCTCCATGTACCCTTCTGAAACGACTCTCACTCCTTCTACGGCTGCTTTCCTGGAAGCTTTTGAAtcgggggaaggagagggtaTCAAACGATCAGAGCCATTGGAAGCAGAACTTTCCATCaaggttgatgaagaaagggaagaagaagttgcaATTGTGATTTCATTACCCATCATCGACGTCGACCTTGAAAACCGTCCGCCAAATACGCAAGCCGTCGGCGATGCCGAACCGACACCACTTACCCATATTCGCCCTAAACAACCCATCTGGCTCCCCAACTCTTCTTACATTAGCGTcctctcatcccttccctcaTTATCtccggaagaagaaggaagcgaaTATATACTGACATCTATTGAACATATTCGGGAATCGCTCTTACCGCATCTCCCGAAAGAAGGAGTTGAAGAGAGTGATGGACAGGGGAAGAAACAGGAGAtcaagagagatgaagggcCAGAACAGAGAGTTTGGTTCTGGTTTCCAACGTTATCaacaaaggagaagagaaatgaTATCGTCCAATATGCAGAGGAGATGGGCCTTACAGGATTCGTCCTTGCAGGTATGTGTTCCGGTAATGTTCTCT
Proteins encoded in this region:
- a CDS encoding hypothetical protein (Match to ESTs gb|CF183591.1|CF183591, gb|CF184045.1|CF184045, gb|CF193329.1|CF193329; HMMPfam hit to Glyco_hydro_9, Glycosyl hydrolase family 9, score: 227.2, E(): 2.9e-65); the protein is MLIPFLALASLSRITTAQLTPSPTYSPPTSSAGLTASSETPNTQWSNILGNSLWFYDAQRSGRLDEGTYGNRVDWRNDSALEDGSDWGLDLVGGWYDAGDYIKATFPLSFTLFALSWGALTHGQGYGLANQTAYLDGTLRWGFDWLMKAHPSDDVLFIQVGSGDVDNNYWGGDQDIPSPRPGYPINSSYPGTDGWAAASAAFSLGSLLYTPGVSYRPTSSSSPPTSPSLENSTYASQLLAHAESLYSVANSTTPRQTYYTALGDEVAAYASSDWRDNLCASALALALATNNSAYYADAYNYYVQYGLSGTHEVWNWDSSQPAIYVMFAEIASAKPELAQGAGLDVNLTGWQTEVENYFDGLIKEDFSNSYLTEGGLLYWDGDSDEASLNPAMAAAMLMFKYAPMASSTDKTNSYNSFAQSQLNYLLGSNPMSVPYIVGQHPNSPSNPHSAPASGGFNINNIRDDPPTEAHVLYGAVVGGPLSSDQFWDWRDDWVQTEIALDYNAMIPTLASMQLMNNTADPPYVDIAAGTYSIPSGQPCDAALPCRGGGGLSGGEIAGIVVGVIVGVVLLVIVGVWWWWRKRGKRWGSKW
- a CDS encoding hypothetical protein (HMMPfam hit to Gpi1, N-acetylglucosaminyl transferase component (Gpi1), score: 113.3, E(): 5.9e-31), which codes for MDQQSIRVFWPITGVDMSEGKVVGWRLRDTLCVVGIVQDRLWNKVLAQIGEEEDLVGLESIGRAVLDATKNTDVNEKQYIFWVNKERIPLSCSVPTILILYKPLDSSRLQYLTPSSSSPDLHVSGQDRHDPRYQLTIGDDQLSAIVDLINKTRHVQQVLRSLQMESAAEGKKKRRKQASLPSAPRFLFALDTCAQITIFLFSISIPCSSSFRAISTSADQLCTRMEQSIRGPIRYLTTRNDGGINDRAARYNVFWNTVWLVNDLVLGYVAHNLIRRHSEWISTTTSTFFSWLNDWPVGLKLNTPLSQFFCSTFTFLIQRWGDCVTPSLHSLLPQLMYLLSILSLTGFTTLLAASHDILNLLTLHLLFGYNVMRAVCVWQIDSLGGLWNLFRGKRWNVLRRRTDSYEYDIDQLFLGTLLFTVSAFLFPTVLSYTALFCLTRGMIFIICRVSEVTRQAMNRFPIFELILWIKEPSRVPGGLNFTVQTVPLGDEGEKTEGRFIMRRALVLKSTPKALSDILFHQ